TGGAGGCACAATTCTTAACCAGAGATTCCTGAGAACGCATCTCGAAAAACTCCGGCCCTCAGATATGCTGATCGTCAACTGCCAGTCAGACATCGACATTCTTAACAACATGTTTGCTGGCAACGCCCCTGCTCTCTGCCACCTTCCGCTACCAGTAGATGGTACCTGCTTCAAACCCATGCCAAAGAACCAGGTAAGGAAACAACTGGGGCTGCAGGAAGAAGACATTGTAGTAGGCTTTGTAAGCAGGTTGTTGCCGCAGAAGAACCTGCACCGCTACCTTGACTTTCTCGCCCAGCTGAAGAAACAATTACTTCCCCGGAAAGTAAAAGGTATTGTGATCGGGAAATACTGGGTAGACTACCCCGTGTTGAACTATCAGACCAGTAACTATCCAATGTATATTCAACAGCTGATTGAAAAACAGGGATTGCAAAATGACCTGCTATACTTCCCGGCCAACCTGACAAACGATGACCTTGCCACCTGTTATAATGCGATGGACCTTTTCATTCACCCTACCAACTCAATTGATGAGAACTTCGGGTACGCACCTGTAGAAGCCATGGCATGCGGCACACCTTTGCTGGGAGCGGCTTACGGCGGGCTGAAAGATACTATCATATCCGGCACAACAGGTTTCCTCATGCCCACCTGGGTAACAGATGCCGGTATCAGGATGGATACTTTTGCAGCGATGCAGTTTGCCAAAACACTACTCACCAATACAGAACTCAAAAAAAACATGTCGGCCGCCGCCTTAAAACATGCAGCCAATTATAACAAGGAAACCTGCGCAGACATTCTCTGTACAGCCATCACACAGGCCGTAGAAAAGTACAACGCCAACGAAGCACCTGTAAACACCAGTTTATCACCAATACCGGCCATTTCCAGCCAGGAAGAATACCTGCCGAAAATCGACGTACCCTGGAAATACTATAAAGAACAGGTACGGTATTATGTAAGCAATGCAGACAATAAACCTGATGAGGAAACGCTTGTCTACACCTCCGTTCCCGTGGTGCAATTGTCGCCCGGCAGTATTCAGCTGGATGATCCCGCATGGCCAGCTGTTTATCCAACTGATTCACTCACGCAGACAATTATCTCGTACTGCCAGACACCCATAAAAATCAAAACATTATTAAACAGCTGTGACACGAATCTCTCCCGGATAACATCCCTGATCAATGCAGGACTGCTCAGCTACAGTCATGAAAAATTGTAGTGACTTCGTTTAAATTTATCACCGTGCAGCTGGTCAAATGGAGTTGATCATAAATACATCTCTCGTGGAGATGATGTAATCAAATTGAGTGACTACCTGAAAAAGTATAATTATGCCCTTATTCTCCGTTATCATACCCTGGTGCAACCGTAAAGAACTATCGGAAACACTTAATAAGAATTTACCTGTATTTGAAAAGAACGAAGTAGAAGTGATCATCAGCAATGTAGGGGGCGATCCCAGCATATTACAGGATATATTGCAGTCCTTCCCCTACCCTGTTATAACAATCCAGCGACCCGGCATTACTGTATTCAATAAATGCCTCGCACTAAACCTGGGTGTGTCAGCAGCCACGGGCACTTACCTGTTCCTGCTGGATGCAGACGTTATACTGGAAGAAGATCTGCTGCCTGAAGCAGCTGCTTTACTGGCAAACAACTGT
This window of the Chitinophaga sancti genome carries:
- a CDS encoding glycosyltransferase family 4 protein, with amino-acid sequence MKIGLLEFNESMWPSLERTKAFYLDTITKRFDTCTVTISNNGEISDTPDAIVNFMGNAGWELNTHPDCPLIFGIHGGTILNQRFLRTHLEKLRPSDMLIVNCQSDIDILNNMFAGNAPALCHLPLPVDGTCFKPMPKNQVRKQLGLQEEDIVVGFVSRLLPQKNLHRYLDFLAQLKKQLLPRKVKGIVIGKYWVDYPVLNYQTSNYPMYIQQLIEKQGLQNDLLYFPANLTNDDLATCYNAMDLFIHPTNSIDENFGYAPVEAMACGTPLLGAAYGGLKDTIISGTTGFLMPTWVTDAGIRMDTFAAMQFAKTLLTNTELKKNMSAAALKHAANYNKETCADILCTAITQAVEKYNANEAPVNTSLSPIPAISSQEEYLPKIDVPWKYYKEQVRYYVSNADNKPDEETLVYTSVPVVQLSPGSIQLDDPAWPAVYPTDSLTQTIISYCQTPIKIKTLLNSCDTNLSRITSLINAGLLSYSHEKL